The genomic window TCGATGACTGGGACAAAGTGTAGCCAAGGGTAAGCGTCGTGCCATTGGCGGGCGATGGTCTCAAAATACATGGCATCTTGGGTGCGACAACCCCAATACAGAGTGGTTTCAACCTGTTGACCTAGGGCGATTTGCTGCTCGACGATACTCTTAATGTAAGAGAAACCAGTGCCGCCGGCGATTAACAGGCGAGGGCGGATGCTCTCGTGACGTAGGTGGGCTTCGCCGCCTGGGGCTTCGATATCGATATGGCTGCTGGTTTTTAAACGCTCGACCACTTGCATTGGGTAGCTTTCGCTGACGGCGGCGCCAATGTGTAACTCAATAAACTCGGCATTGGGCGCTGACGCGATAGAGAAGGGGCGTTTATCTTTTTCACCCATAACAACACATAAGTATTGTCCCGCTTGAAAATCGAAGGCGGTTTCTGGCTTTAACAACACTTGATAAACGGCGTCGTTAAATGGGCTAACTTTCTCTATCTTACAGCGTATGGTTTTCATCAAACTTCCTTTGCACCTTTGATCAACGTTATGTGTTTAGGTGTCGCTTTAGCGGCCGATTATTGGCCTATTCTCTTGGCTTAAGTGGGTACTTGAGTATGTGCTTAAGCTGAATTATAGGGTTGGGCTGTCGTCTATGCCTAACTCATCCCAAATTGAGTCGATCTTTTGTTTAACCTTTGGGTCCATCACGATTGGCGTGCCCCATTCACGGTTGGTTTCACCTTCCCACTTATTGGTGGCATCGAGTCCCATTTTTGAGCCTAAGCCCGCGACGGGAGAGGCAAAATCGAGGTAGTCGATCGGGGTGTTTTCGATCATCACGGTATCGCGTTTAGGATCCATGCGGGTGGTGATCGCCCAGATCACGTCCTGCCAGTCGCGGCAATTCACATCCTCATCGACGATGACAATAAACTTGGTATACATAAATTGGCGCAGGAAAGACCAAGCGCCCATCATCACCCGTTTGGCGTGCCCCGGATATTGTTTGCGAATGGAGATCACAGCCATGCGGTACGAACAACCCTCAGGCGGCAGATAAAAATCAACGATCTCAGGGTATTGCTTACGCAAAATCGGCACAAACACTTCGTTTAATGCCACCCCCAGCATGGCGGGCTCATCCGGTGGACGGCCAGTGTAAGTGCTGTGGTAGATGGCATCTTTACGTTGCGTGATGTGGGTAACGGTAAACACGGGAAACTTATCGGTTTCGTTGTAGTAACCCGTGTGATCGCCGTAGGGGCCTTCTTCCGCCAGTTCCTCAGGGTCGATATAGCCTTCGAGG from Shewanella putrefaciens includes these protein-coding regions:
- the fre gene encoding NAD(P)H-flavin reductase, with amino-acid sequence MKTIRCKIEKVSPFNDAVYQVLLKPETAFDFQAGQYLCVVMGEKDKRPFSIASAPNAEFIELHIGAAVSESYPMQVVERLKTSSHIDIEAPGGEAHLRHESIRPRLLIAGGTGFSYIKSIVEQQIALGQQVETTLYWGCRTQDAMYFETIARQWHDAYPWLHFVPVIEEAPANWQGKTANLLAQIKQDFVSLNGYDIYIAGRFDMVGAAREIFREIGVEEAHLYGDAFAFIK